One genomic window of Phoenix dactylifera cultivar Barhee BC4 chromosome 6, palm_55x_up_171113_PBpolish2nd_filt_p, whole genome shotgun sequence includes the following:
- the LOC103705101 gene encoding pollen receptor-like kinase 3, which yields MVAVLPLVYVLLLLLLADPSRSLTSDESALLELKDSLTNAGGLSSWSANGGPPCKWTGVFCTNNVISGLNLAGLSLSGKIDIDALASLKGLRSINLNNNSLSGPFPTALSRLGALKSIYLSGNKLSGSIPSDVFASMRHLKKLWLDHNNFSGPVPSSLANLAYLMELRIDDNAFEGAIPDFSSKALKAFNAGNNKLSGPIPDSLARFDAAAFQGNPGLCGGPLSTAPCSTTPPTETPASSDRESGSGKRAVILIVAALLAFALVAAFLINHQRHPDRKFDTLGVVAKAKALEASAAAGPTLAASESSYKQKSVGSSHKRSGSSRSDSADGAGVAGELVMLNEEKGVFGLSDLMKASAEVLGNGSLGSAYKAVMASGLAVAVKRMREMNRVGKDAFDEQMRRLGRLRHPNVLTPLAFHYRKEEKLIVSEYVQKGSLLYILHGDRGPDHMALDWPTRLTIIRGIARGIAYLHVELAALDVPHGNLKSGNVLLRPDFDPILVDYGFIGLVNPSQASQVMFSYKSPETLQYRHVSPKSDVYCLGVVMLEVLTGKFPTHYLNNTKGGTDVVQWTASAIAENREAELLDPAITAGNKAWKPKMVRLLQLGAACADVDPEQRPDMEEVVRLIEEIAVGDTGAPTKDKGGPFGPLPLLRDGYADVALGQPTPGLESVGRSGSTGELLIDHR from the exons ATGGTCGCTGTTCTTCCCTTGGTctacgtcctcctcctcctcctcctcgccgaCCCTTCCCGCTCTCTGACGTCAGACGAGTCGGCCCTACTCGAACTAAAAGACTCTCTCACCAACGCCGGGGGTCTCTCCTCGTGGTCGGCCAACGGCGGCCCCCCATGCAAGTGGACCGGCGTCTTCTGCACCAACAATGTCATCAGCGGTCTCAACCTCGCCGGCCTCAGCCTCTCCGGTAAAATCGACATCGACGCTCTCGCTTCCTTGAAGGGGCTCCGCTCCATCAACCTCAATAACAACTCCCTCTCCGGTCCCTTTCCCACGGCCCTCTCCCGCCTCGGCGCCCTCAAGTCCATCTATCTCTCCGGTAATAAGCTCTCCGGCTCCATCCCCTCCGACGTCTTTGCTTCCATGCGCCACCTCAAGAAGCTTTGGCTAGACCATAACAACTTCTCCGGTCCCGTCCCCTCGTCGCTCGCCAATCTCGCCTATCTCATGGAGCTCCGCATCGACGACAACGCCTTCGAGGGTGCCATCCCCGACTTCTCCTCCAAAGCTCTTAAGGCCTTCAACGCTGGAAACAACAAACTCTCTGGCCCCATCCCCGACTCCCTCGCCCGCTTCGACGCTGCCGCCTTCCAAGGCAATCCCGGCCTCTGCGGCGGCCCGCTCAGCACCGCTCCATGCAGTACAACCCCACCGACGGAGACGCCAGCGTCATCGGATAGGGAATCCGGGTCCGGCAAGAGGGCTGTCATTTTGATCGTTGCCGCATTGCTGGCCTTCGCGCTGGTCGCCGCATTCCTGATAAATCACCAGCGGCATCCGGACAGGAAGTTTGACACTCTCGGCGTCGTTGCCAAGGCGAAGGCCTTGGAGGCGTCGGCCGCGGCCGGCCCGACGCTAGCTGCCTCGGAGTCCAGCTACAAGCAGAAGTCGGTTGGGTCGAGCCACAAGCGGTCCGGGTCGAGCAGGTCGGATTCGGCCGATGGCGCCGGAGTCGCGGGGGAGCTGGTGATGCTCAACGAGGAGAAGGGCGTCTTTGGCCTATCCGATTTAATGAAGGCCTCCGCCGAGGTGCTCGGCAATGGCAGTCTCGGGTCGGCCTACAAGGCCGTCATGGCCAGCGGCCTTGCCGTCGCCGTAAAGCGCATGCGCGAAATGAATCGCGTCGGGAAGGACGCTTTCGACGAACAAATGAGGCGGCTCGGGAGACTTCGTCACCCCAACGTCCTAACGCCGTTAGCCTTCCATTACCGGAAAGAGGAGAAACTCATCGTCTCCGAGTACGTCCAGAAGGGCAGCCTCCTATACATCCTTCACG GGGATCGGGGGCCGGATCACATGGCGTTGGATTGGCCGACGAGGCTAACGATCATACGAGGAATAGCGCGAGGAATTGCGTACCTCCACGTCGAGCTGGCGGCGCTTGACGTGCCCCATGGGAATCTCAAGTCCGGCAACGTCCTCCTTCGCCCCGACTTTGACCCAATACTCGTTGACTACGGTTTCATTGGGTTGGTCAATCCGTCACAGGCGTCGCAGGTCATGTTCTCATACAAGTCCCCCGAGACCCTGCAGTACCGCCACGTATCCCCGAAATCCGACGTGTATTGCCTCGGGGTGGTGATGTTGGAAGTTCTCACCGGGAAATTCCCGACGCACTACTTGAACAACACGAAGGGAGGCACGGACGTGGTGCAGTGGACGGCGTCGGCGATCGCAGAGAATAGGGAGGCCGAGCTGCTGGATCCGGCGATCACGGCAGGGAATAAGGCCTGGAAGCCGAAGATGGTACGGCTCCTTCAGCTTGGCGCGGCGTGCGCCGATGTGGACCCGGAGCAGCGGCCTGATATGGAGGAGGTAGTCCGGTTAATCGAGGAGATAGCTGTCGGAGACACGGGGGCACCGACGAAGGACAAGGGCGGGCCATTCGGGCCGCTGCCTTTGCTGAGGGACGGGTATGCCGACGTGGCACTCGGCCAACCGACGCCAGGGCTTGAGAGCGTGGGGAGGTCGGGGAGCACTGGCGAGCTCTTGATCGACCATCGATAA